In Paenibacillus guangzhouensis, a single window of DNA contains:
- a CDS encoding nitric oxide synthase oxygenase translates to MSGLVNREEAMQFIQTCYYEWGRSEEEAKARWSEIEQEMAQRGMYEHTEEELIYGAKLAWRNSNRCIGRLFWDTLTVLDARHVNTEEGIADALIQHLLFATNDGKIRPTITVFRPAMSSQEEIRILNHQLIRYAGYTTDAGIVGDPHSASFTAYCESLGWRGKGGAFDILPLVVQIGSREPKWFELPSPAVLEVPITHPEWSSFTDLGLRWYAVPAVSDMRLEMGGISYPAAPFNGFYMGTEIGARNFADAERYNMLPKVAKIMGLDTSSEATLWRDKALVELNIAVLHSFRERGVSIVDHHTAAQQFMRFEANEAKAERPVTGNWTWLIPPVSPATTHIFHKPYRNEIVKPNFFYRRKVNEQQGE, encoded by the coding sequence ATGAGTGGTCTTGTGAATCGTGAAGAAGCAATGCAATTCATACAAACCTGCTATTACGAATGGGGACGATCGGAAGAGGAAGCCAAGGCACGCTGGTCCGAGATTGAGCAGGAAATGGCGCAGCGGGGAATGTATGAACATACGGAGGAAGAGTTAATCTACGGAGCCAAGCTCGCTTGGCGGAACAGCAATCGATGTATCGGGCGACTGTTCTGGGATACGCTGACGGTGTTGGATGCCCGTCATGTCAATACGGAGGAGGGGATCGCGGACGCATTGATTCAGCATTTGTTGTTCGCGACGAATGATGGCAAGATTAGGCCAACAATTACGGTGTTCAGGCCCGCAATGTCATCACAGGAAGAGATTCGTATCCTGAACCATCAGCTCATTCGTTATGCGGGGTATACCACGGACGCGGGAATCGTAGGTGATCCCCACTCCGCTTCGTTCACCGCTTACTGTGAAAGTCTAGGATGGCGAGGTAAAGGTGGAGCGTTCGATATCCTGCCGCTTGTCGTACAGATTGGATCGCGGGAGCCCAAGTGGTTCGAGCTACCTTCGCCTGCTGTACTGGAAGTGCCGATCACGCATCCGGAATGGTCGTCGTTCACGGATTTGGGGCTGCGATGGTACGCAGTTCCGGCGGTATCGGATATGCGGCTTGAGATGGGAGGGATATCCTATCCTGCAGCGCCGTTTAATGGTTTCTACATGGGAACGGAGATTGGGGCGCGTAATTTCGCGGATGCAGAGCGGTATAACATGCTGCCGAAAGTTGCGAAGATCATGGGGCTCGACACCAGCAGTGAAGCGACGTTATGGCGGGATAAAGCGCTCGTCGAGCTGAATATCGCGGTGCTTCACTCTTTTCGCGAACGAGGAGTATCGATCGTTGACCATCATACAGCGGCGCAGCAATTTATGCGGTTCGAAGCGAATGAAGCGAAGGCGGAACGTCCGGTGACAGGGAATTGGACGTGGTTGATCCCGCCGGTATCGCCTGCGACGACGCATATTTTCCACAAGCCGTATCGTAATGAGATTGTGAAGCCGAATTTCTTCTATCGGCGCAAGGTAAATGAGCAGCAAGGAGAGTAA